A part of Drosophila ananassae strain 14024-0371.13 chromosome 2R, ASM1763931v2, whole genome shotgun sequence genomic DNA contains:
- the LOC6507126 gene encoding mucin-5AC isoform X3: MLYSATEKRKLIIKCVLSVVLFNQIVHIHAHSNPRLDKGYGIRDTEFAKNGDISPDENPANQWDSRTKSKDTTNSPNHTTTVDPDESTTSPAKDTTTENADESTTSPPEKTTSEDPDESTTSAPDETTAEDPGESTSSPPKETTTVDPIESTTSPPEESTIGDPEESTTSAPDDTTTEDPDESTTSAPDETTAEDPDESTTSAPDETTAVDPDESTTSAPEETTTEDPDDSTTFAPEETTTEDPDESTTSAPEETTTEDPNESTTSPSEESTTGEPDESTTSAPNDTTTEDPDESTTSAPDETTAEDPDESTTSAPEETTTEDPDESTTSAPDETTAEDPDASTTSAPDGTTAEDPDESTTSAPDETTAEDPDESTTSAPEETTTEDPDESTTSAPDETTAEDPDESTTSAPEETTTEDPDESTTSPSEESTTGDPDESTTSAPNDTTTEDPDDSTTSAPDETTAEDPDDSTTSAPEETTTEDPDESTTSAPDETTAEDPDDSTTSAPEETTTEDPDESTTSAPDETTAEDPDESTTSAPDGTTAEDPDESTTSAPEETTTEDPDESTTSAPDETTAEDPDASTTSAPDGTTAEDPDESTTSAPDETTAEDPDESTTSAPEETTTEDPDESTTSAPDETTAEDPDESTTSAPEETTTEDPDESTTSAPDETTAEDPDESTTSAPDETTAEDPDESTTSAPEETTTEDPDESTTSAPDETTAEDPDESTTSAPEETTTEDPDESTTSAPDETTAEDPDESTTSAPDETTAEDPDESTTSAPDGTTAEDPDESTTSAPEETTTEDPDESTTSAPDETTAEDPDESTTSAPDETTAEDPDVRTTSAPDETTAEDPDESTTSAPDGTTAEDPDESTTSAPEETTTEDPDESTTSAPDETTAEDPDASTTSAPDGTTAEDPDESTTSAPEETTTEDPDESTTSAPDETTAEDPDESTTSAPEETTTEDPDESTTSAPDETTAEDPDESTTSAPDETTAEDPDESTTSAPEETTTEDPDESTTSAPDETTAEDPDESTTSAPEETTTEDPDESTTSAPDETTAEDPDESTTSAPDGTTAEDPDESTTSAPEETTTEDPDESTTSAPDETTAEDPDESTTSAPDETTAEDPDVRTTSAPDETTAEDPDESTTSAPDGTTAEDPDESTTSAPEETTTEDTDESTTSAPEETTTEDPDESTTSAPEETTTEDPDESTTSAPEETTTEDTDESTTSAPDETTAEDPDESTTSAPEETTTEDPDESTTSAPDETTADDPDESTTSAPDGTTAEDPDESTTSAAEETTTEDPDESTTSAPDETTTEDPDESTTSAPDETTAEDPDESTTSAPEETTTEDPDESTTSAPDETTAEDPDESTTSAPDGTTAEDPDESTTSAPEETTTEDPDESTTSAPDETTADDPDESTTSAPDGTTAEDPDESTTSAAEETTTEDPDESTTSAPDETTAEDPDESTTSAPEETTTEDPDESTTSAPDETTAEDPDESTTSAPDGTTAEDPDESTTSAPEETTTEDPDESTTSAPDETTAEDPDESTTSAPDETTAEDPDESTTSAPEETTTEDPDESTTSAPEETTTEDPDESTTSAPEETTTEDPDESTTSAPEETTTEDPDESTTSAPEQTSTEDPEESTTSAPDETTAEDPDESTTSVPDETTAEDPDESTTSVPDETTAEDPDESTTSAPEQTSTEDPEESTTSAPDETTAEDPDESTTSVPDETTAEDPDESTTSVPDETTAEDPDESTTSAPEETTTEDPDERTTSSPDETTAEDPDERTTSAPDETTAQDPDESTTSAPEESTTEDPDESTTSAPEETTTAASDSTKPEQSTASAPTETTTLAPYESTSSAPEESSTAGQDSTEPGQTTTLVPEESPTTRSTSSSSGSETTSIPDTSTSSLPPLSCSSGYPYLPYPSDCRKFIQCSGNVEYIKECPPTLYWDYKNLVCVPDSSGCYGDEGIHEKPAENVCSGGASYVPDPSDCTKFVQCSNGQPFYLQCSPNLYWDPILNVCGWSDEYCHKDKLIDVKVCDAPGMKYDQFPGDCSRYIKCSESGGILMSCNLGLFWNPIENVCEKSKRFCN, encoded by the exons ATGCTCTACAGTGCTACGGAGAAAcggaaattaataataaaatgcgTTTTATCGGTGGTGTTGTTCAACCAAATAGTGCACATTCACGCGCACTCGAATCCTCGTCTGGATAAGGGATACGGGATAAGGGATAcagaatttgcaaaaaatgGGGATATATCGCCCGATGAAAACCCTGCAAATCAGTGGGATTCTAGGACTAAATCAAAAGACACAACCAATTCGCCAAACCACACTACCACAGTAGATCCTGATGAGAGCACCACTTCTCCGGCAAAGGATACAACAACCGAGAATGCTGACGAGAGCACCACATCTCCGCCAGAGAAGACTACCAGCGAGGATCCTGACGAGAGCACAACTTCTGCGCCAGACGAAACAACCGCAGAGGATCCTGGCGAGAGCACCAGTTCTCCACCAAAGGAGACTACCACGGTGGATCCTATAGAGAGCACAACTTCTCCACCTGAGGAATCTACCATAGGGGATCCTGAAGAGAGCACAACTTCTGCTCCAGACGATACTACCACAGAGGATCCTGACGAGAGCACCACTTCTGCTCCAGACGAAACTACCGCCGAGGATCCTGACGAGAGCACCACTTCTGCTCCAGACGAAACTACCGCCGTGGATCCTGACGAGAGCACAACTTCTGCGCCAGAGGAGACTACAACTGAGGATCCTGACGATAGCACCACTTTTGCTCCAGAGGAGACTACAACTGAGGATCCTGACGAGAGCACAACTTCTGCGCCAGAGGAGACTACAACTGAGGATCCTAACGAGAGCACAACTTCTCCATCCGAGGAATCTACCACAGGGGAACCTGATGAGAGCACAACTTCTGCTCCAAACGATACTACCACAGAGGATCCTGACGAGAGCACCACTTCTGCTCCAGACGAAACTACCGCAGAGGATCCTGACGAGAGCACCACTTCTGCGCCAGAGGAGACTACAACTGAGGATCCTGACGAGAGCACAACTTCTGCGCCAGACGAAACTACCGCAGAGGATCCTGACGCGAGCACCACTTCTGCTCCAGACGGAACTACCGCAGAGGATCCTGACGAGAGCACAACTTCTGCGCCAGACGAAACTACCGCAGAGGATCCTGACGAGAGCACCACTTCTGCGCCAGAGGAGACTACAACTGAGGATCCTGACGAGAGCACAACTTCTGCGCCAGACGAAACTACCGCAGAGGATCCTGACGAGAGCACAACTTCTGCGCCAGAGGAGACTACAACTGAGGATCCTGACGAGAGCACAACTTCTCCATCCGAGGAATCTACCACAGGGGATCCTGATGAGAGCACAACTTCTGCTCCAAACGATACTACCACAGAGGATCCTGACGACAGCACAACATCTGCGCCAGACGAAACTACCGCAGAGGATCCTGACGACAGCACAACTTCTGCGCCAGAGGAGACTACAACTGAGGATCCTGACGAGAGCACAACTTCTGCGCCAGACGAAACTACCGCAGAGGATCCTGACGACAGCACCACTTCTGCGCCAGAGGAGACTACAACTGAGGATCCTGACGAGAGCACAACTTCTGCGCCAGACGAAACTACCGCAGAGGATCCTGACGAGAGCACCACTTCTGCTCCAGACGGAACTACCGCAGAGGATCCTGACGAGAGCACAACTTCTGCGCCAGAGGAGACTACAACTGAGGATCCTGACGAGAGCACAACTTCTGCGCCAGACGAAACTACCGCAGAGGATCCTGACGCGAGCACCACTTCTGCTCCAGACGGAACTACCGCAGAGGATCCTGACGAGAGCACAACTTCTGCGCCAGACGAAACTACCGCAGAGGATCCTGACGAGAGCACCACTTCTGCGCCAGAGGAGACTACAACTGAGGATCCTGACGAGAGCACAACTTCTGCGCCAGACGAAACTACCGCAGAGGATCCTGACGAGAGCACAACTTCTGCGCCAGAGGAGACTACAACTGAGGATCCTGACGAGAGCACCACTTCTGCGCCAGACGAAACTACCGCAGAGGATCCTGACGAGAGCACCACTTCTGCGCCAGACGAAACTACCGCAGAGGATCCTGACGAGAGCACAACTTCTGCGCCAGAGGAGACTACAACTGAGGATCCTGACGAGAGCACCACTTCTGCGCCAGACGAAACTACCGCAGAGGATCCTGACGAGAGCACAACTTCTGCGCCAGAGGAGACTACAACTGAGGATCCTGACGAGAGCACAACTTCTGCGCCAGACGAAACTACCGCAGAGGATCCTGACGAGAGCACCACTTCTGCTCCAGACGAAACTACCGCAGAGGATCCTGACGAGAGCACCACTTCTGCTCCAGACGGAACTACCGCAGAGGATCCTGATGAGAGCACAACTTCTGCGCCAGAGGAGACTACAACTGAGGATCCTGACGAGAGCACAACTTCTGCGCCAGACGAAACTACCGCAGAGGATCCTGACGAGAGCACAACTTCTGCTCCAGACGAAACTACCGCAGAGGATCCTGACGTGAGAACAACTTCTGCTCCAGACGAAACTACCGCAGAGGATCCTGACGAGAGCACCACTTCTGCTCCAGACGGAACTACCGCAGAGGATCCTGACGAGAGCACAACTTCTGCGCCAGAGGAGACTACAACTGAGGATCCTGACGAGAGCACAACTTCTGCGCCAGACGAAACTACCGCAGAGGATCCTGACGCGAGCACCACTTCTGCTCCAGACGGAACTACCGCAGAGGATCCTGACGAGAGCACAACTTCTGCGCCAGAGGAGACTACAACTGAGGATCCTGACGAGAGCACAACTTCTGCGCCAGACGAAACTACCGCAGAGGATCCTGACGAGAGCACAACTTCTGCTCCAGAGGAGACTACAACTGAGGATCCTGACGAGAGCACCACTTCTGCGCCAGACGAAACTACCGCAGAGGATCCTGACGAGAGCACCACTTCTGCGCCAGACGAAACTACCGCAGAGGATCCTGACGAGAGCACAACTTCTGCGCCAGAGGAGACTACAACTGAGGATCCTGACGAGAGCACCACTTCTGCGCCAGACGAAACTACCGCAGAGGATCCTGACGAGAGCACAACTTCTGCGCCAGAGGAGACTACAACTGAGGATCCTGACGAGAGCACAACTTCTGCGCCAGACGAAACTACCGCAGAG GATCCTGACGAGAGCACCACTTCTGCTCCAGACGGAACTACCGCAGAGGATCCTGATGAGAGCACAACTTCTGCGCCAGAGGAGACTACAACTGAGGATCCTGACGAGAGCACAACTTCTGCGCCAGACGAAACTACCGCAGAGGATCCTGACGAGAGCACAACTTCTGCTCCAGACGAAACTACCGCAGAGGATCCTGACGTGAGAACGACTTCTGCTCCAGACGAAACTACCGCAGAGGATCCTGACGAGAGCACCACTTCTGCTCCAGACGGAACTACCGCAGAGGATCCTGATGAGAGCACAACTTCTGCGCCAGAGGAGACTACAACTGAGGATACTGACGAGAGCACAACTTCTGCGCCAGAGGAGACTACAACTGAGGATCCTGACGAGAGCACAACTTCTGCGCCAGAGGAGACTACAACTGAGGATCCTGACGAGAGCACAACTTCTGCGCCAGAGGAGACTACAACTGAGGATACTGACGAGAGCACAACTTCTGCGCCAGACGAAACTACCGCAGAGGATCCTGATGAGAGCACAACTTCTGCGCCAGAGGAGACTACAACTGAGGATCCTGACGAGAGCACAACTTCTGCGCCAGACGAAACTACCGCAGATGATCCTGACGAGAGCACCACTTCTGCTCCAGACGGAACTACCGCAGAGGATCCTGACGAGAGCACAACTTCTGCGGCAGAGGAGACTACAACTGAGGATCCTGACGAGAGCACAACTTCTGCGCCAGACGAGACTACAACTGAGGATCCTGACGAGAGCACAACTTCTGCGCCAGACGAAACTACCGCAGAGGATCCTGATGAGAGCACAACTTCTGCGCCAGAGGAGACTACAACTGAGGATCCTGACGAGAGCACAACTTCTGCGCCAGACGAAACTACCGCAGAGGATCCTGACGAGAGCACCACTTCTGCTCCAGACGGAACTACCGCAGAGGATCCTGACGAGAGCACAACTTCTGCGCCAGAGGAGACTACAACTGAG GATCCTGACGAGAGCACAACTTCTGCGCCAGACGAAACTACCGCAGATGATCCTGACGAGAGCACCACTTCTGCTCCAGACGGAACTACCGCAGAGGATCCTGACGAGAGCACAACTTCTGCGGCAGAGGAGACTACAACTGAGGATCCTGACGAGAGCACAACTTCTGCGCCAGACGAAACTACCGCAGAGGATCCTGACGAGAGCACAACTTCTGCGCCAGAGGAGACTACAACTGAGGATCCTGACGAGAGCACAACTTCTGCGCCAGACGAAACTACCGCAGAGGATCCTGACGAGAGCACCACTTCTGCTCCAGACGGAACTACCGCAGAGGATCCTGACGAGAGCACAACTTCTGCGCCAGAGGAGACTACAACTGAGGATCCTGACGAGAGCACAACTTCTGCGCCAGACGAAACTACCGCAGAGGATCCTGACGAGAGCACCACTTCTGCTCCAGACGAAACTACCGCAGAGGATCCTGACGAGAGCACAACTTCTGCGCCAGAGGAGACTACAACTGAGGATCCTGACGAGAGCACAACTTCTGCGCCAGAGGAGACTACAACTGAGGATCCTGACGAGAGCACAACTTCTGCGCCAGAGGAGACTACAACTGAGGATCCTGACGAGAGCACAACTTCTGCGCCAGAGGAGACTACAACTGAGGATCCTGACGAGAGCACCACTTCTGCGCCAGAGCAGACTTCAACCGAGGATCCTGAAGAGAGCACAACTTCTGCTCCAGACGAAACTACCGCAGAGGATCCTGACGAGAGCACAACTTCTGTTCCAGACGAAACTACCGCAGAGGATCCTGACGAGAGCACAACTTCTGTTCCAGACGAAACTACCGCAGAGGATCCTGACGAGAGCACAACTTCTGCGCCAGAGCAGACTTCAACCGAGGATCCTGAAGAGAGCACAACTTCTGCTCCAGACGAAACTACCGCAGAGGATCCTGACGAGAGCACAACTTCTGTTCCAGACGAAACTACCGCAGAGGATCCTGACGAGAGCACAACTTCTGTTCCAGACGAAACTACCGCAGAGGATCCTGACGAGAGCACAACTTCTGCGCCAGAGGAGACTACAACTGAGGATCCTGACGAGAGAACAACTTCTTCGCCAGACGAAACTACCGCAGAGGATCCTGACGAGAGAACTACTTCTGCTCCAGACGAAACTACCGCACAGGATCCTGACGAGAGCACCACTTCGGCACCAGAGGAGAGTACCACCGAGGATCCTGATGAGAGCACAACTTCTGCGCCTGAAGAGACTACTACGGCAGCATCGGATTCAACAAAACCAGAGCAGAGCACCGCTTCTGCGCCAACGGAGACTACTACATTAGCACCATATGAGAGTACATCGTCAGCGCCAGAGGAGTCTTCTACAGCGGGACAGGATTCTACAGAGCCGGGGCAGACCACTACTTTGGTGCCAGAGGAGTCTCCGACCACGCGATCGACTAGTTCCTCTTCCGGTTCCGAAACCACGTCCATACCCGATACGTCGACTTCCTCACTACCACCGCTGTCGTGTAGTAGCGGGTATCCTTACCTGCCGTACCCATCCGATTGTCGCAAGTTTATCCAGTGCAGTGGGAATGTCGAGTACATAAAGGAGTGTCCACCTACACTCTATTGGGACTATAAAAATCTCGTCTGTGTCCCAGATAGCAGCGGGTGTTATGGCGATGAAGGAATCCACGAGAAGCCCGCGGAAAATGTGTGTAGCGGGGGAGCATCATATGTACCTGATCCAAGCGACTGCACAAAGTTCGTCCAATGCAGCAATGGCCAGCCATTCTATCTACAATGTTCTCCGAACCTGTACTGGGATCCCATACTCAATGTCTGCGGCTGGTCGGATGAATACTGTCATAAGGATAAACTTATCGATGTAAAGGTCTGTGATGCGCCAGGCATGAAATATGACCAGTTCCCAGGCGATTGTTCGAGGTACATTAAGTGTTCTGAATCGGGAGGAATCCTGATGAGCTGTAATCTTGGACTATTCTGGAATCCCATTGAAAACGTCTGCGAAAAGTCGAAGAGGTTCTGCAATTGA